Proteins found in one Zea mays cultivar B73 chromosome 1, Zm-B73-REFERENCE-NAM-5.0, whole genome shotgun sequence genomic segment:
- the LOC100194323 gene encoding Putative pentatricopeptide repeat-containing protein At3g49142-like, with protein MHASRSHLPTSGESLLRLLAACRAPAHLPSLRAAHARLLVLLHPSHPSAAHANVKLIQAYAACSALPLAHTVLESSSPDGRSRTTTVCFNVLIRALTASSLHRDALVLFASMRPRGPACFPDHYTYPLALKSCSASKDLLLGLQIHSAVAKLRLDRNVYVAHSAISMYSRCGRPEDAYRVFDGMPHRDVVSWNAMIAGFARVGLFDRAIEVFKQFVVLQGSMPDAGTMAGILPAMGNAKPDDIRFVRRVFDNMQFKELISWNAMLAVYANNEFHVKAVELFMLMEKDEVEPDSITLATVLPPCGELSAFSVGKRIHEIIKRKNMCPNLLLENALMDMYASCGCLKDAREIFDLMSARDVISWTSIISAYGKHGHGREAVDLFEKMLGQGLEPDSIAFVAVLAACSHAGLLADGKHYFDSMTSRYHIIPKAEHYTCMVDLLGRAGCINEAYDFITTMLIEPNERVWGALLQACRIHSNMDIGLVAADNLFSLVPEQTGYYVLLSNMYARAGRWADVTSVRSVMVNKGIKKFPGTSIVELGDQVHTFHIGDRCHPQSEMIYHKLDELLGKIRGMGYNPEVEATLHDVEEEDKEDHLSVHSEKLAIAFLLLNTSPGTIIRVTMNLRTCSDCHLAAKLISIITCREIVLKDTNRIHHIVQGVCSCGDYW; from the coding sequence ATGCACGCATCGCGGAGCCACCTCCCCACGTCCGGCGAGTCTCTCCTCCGCCTTTTGGCCGCCTGCCGTGCACCCGCCCACCTCCCATCCCTGCGCGCCGCGCACGCGCGGCTCCTCGTGCTGCTCCACCCTTCTCACCCATCCGCGGCACACGCTAACGTCAAACTCATCCAAGCCTACGCTGCCTGCTCCGCGCTCCCCTTGGCGCACACCGTGCTCGAGTCCTCCTCCCCCGACGGCAGGAGCAGAACCACCACCGTCTGCTTCAACGTACTCATTCGCGCGCTCACCGCCTCCTCTCTCCACCGCGATGCGCTCGTCCTCTTCGCCTCCATGCGGCCGCGGGGCCCAGCCTGCTTCCCCGACCATTACACCTACCCGCTCGCGCTCAAGTCGTGCTCGGCGTCCAAGGATCTCCTCCTCGGCCTCCAGATCCACTCCGCCGTCGCTAAGCTCCGCCTCGACAGGAACGTCTACGTGGCACACTCCGCGATCAGCATGTACTCGCGGTGCGGCCGCCCGGAGGACGCTTACAGAGTGTTCGACGGAATGCCGCACCGGGACGTCGTCTCTTGGAATGCTATGATCGCGGGGTTCGCGCGTGTGGGTCTGTTCGACCGTGCTATTGAGGTTTTCAAGCAGTTTGTGGTGCTGCAGGGTTCAATGCCAGATGCCGGCACCATGGCAGGTATCTTACCCGCTATGGGGAACGCCAAGCCAGATGACATTAGGTTTGTGAGGAGAGTGTTTGACAATATGCAGTTTAAGGAACTTATATCTTGGAATGCTATGCTCGCTGTATATGCTAACAATGAATTTCATGTTAAGGCAGTTGAGCTGTTCATGCTGATGGAAAAGGATGAGGTTGAGCCAGATTCAATTACTCTAGCAACTGTTCTTCCTCCATGTGGGGAGCTATCAGCATTTTCAGTGGGAAAACGTATCCACGAGATTATCAAGCGAAAAAATATGTGCCCTAACTTGTTGCTTGAAAATGCTCTCATGGACATGTATGCAAGCTGCGGCTGTTTGAAGGATGCTAGGGAAATCTTTGATTTGATGAGTGCCCGGGATGTGATATCATGGACTTCAATCATATCTGCTTATGGAAAGCATGGTCATGGAAGAGAGGCTGTTGATCTTTTTGAGAAGATGCTAGGACAGGGGCTGGAACCAGACTCTATTGCCTTCGTTGCTGTTCTAGCAGCATGCAGCCATGCTGGACTTTTGGCTGATGGAAAGCACTACTTTGATTCCATGACATCCAGGTATCATATCATTCCAAAAGCAGAGCACTACACTTGCATGGTGGACCTTCTCGGCCGTGCTGGATGTATAAACGAGGCATATGATTTTATCACGACAATGCTGATTGAGCCAAATGAAAGAGTCTGGGGAGCCTTATTACAAGCTTGTCGAATTCACTCCAATATGGACATTGGACTCGTGGCAGCAGACAATCTGTTCAGCTTAGTACCTGAACAAACAGGATACTATGTGCTGTTATCTAATATGTATGCTAGAGCTGGGAGATGGGCAGATGTTACCTCGGTGAGAAGTGTCATGGTGAATAAGGGTATCAAGAAATTTCCTGGTACTAGTATTGTTGAGCTAGGGGATCAGGTTCACACATTTCATATTGGTGATAGATGTCACCCACAATCTGAAATGATCTACCATAAACTGGATGAGCTATTGGGAAAAATAAGGGGGATGGGTTATAACCCAGAGGTAGAGGCTACACTTCATGATgtcgaagaagaagacaaggaagACCATCTTTCTGTTCACAGTGAGAAATTAGCTATTGCATTTCTCCTTTTGAACACTAGTCCAGGTACAATTATCAGGGTGACTATGAATCTCAGAACCTGTAGCGACTGTCATCTTGCTGCGAAGCTGATTTCAATAATCACCTGTAGAGAGATTGTCCTCAAAGACACCAATAGGATCCATCATATAGTACAAGGAGTTTGCTCATGTGGGGATTATTGGTAG